From Martelella sp. AD-3, a single genomic window includes:
- a CDS encoding cyclase family protein has product MEHALSALIAGYTHVDLTHTLSPEMPVWPGHPPMCHDLCESYETGAVSKFYAVSLGEHTGTHLDAPVHFVAGGASIDQVPVKQLALRLACLQFPERAAGTLITADDIASWEAQNGAIRADDAVFFHFGWDRYFVADHALFLAGWPGLSEDAALYLVDRDVKMVGCDCLSIDCSRTDYFPAHRALLANGILIGENFNNLGLLPAFSTLIGLPLPIVNGSGAPIRAVALV; this is encoded by the coding sequence CACACGTTGACCTGACCCATACATTGTCGCCCGAAATGCCCGTCTGGCCGGGACATCCGCCAATGTGTCACGATCTGTGCGAGAGCTACGAGACCGGCGCCGTCAGTAAGTTTTACGCTGTTTCCCTTGGCGAGCATACGGGCACCCATCTCGATGCCCCTGTACATTTCGTCGCCGGTGGCGCCTCCATTGATCAGGTTCCGGTTAAGCAACTGGCGCTCAGGCTTGCCTGTCTGCAATTTCCCGAAAGGGCCGCTGGCACCCTGATCACCGCCGATGACATTGCCTCCTGGGAAGCGCAAAACGGCGCCATTCGTGCAGATGATGCCGTGTTCTTCCATTTCGGTTGGGATCGCTATTTCGTTGCCGACCACGCATTGTTTCTGGCCGGTTGGCCTGGGCTTTCGGAAGATGCCGCGCTTTATCTGGTCGACCGAGATGTTAAAATGGTCGGCTGTGACTGTCTTTCCATAGACTGTTCCCGAACCGATTATTTCCCCGCTCATCGTGCCCTTCTCGCAAACGGCATTCTGATCGGCGAGAATTTCAATAATCTCGGCCTACTCCCGGCCTTTTCGACCCTCATCGGCCTGCCGCTTCCCATCGTCAACGGCAGCGGCGCCCCGATACGCGCGGTTGCGCTTGTCTGA
- a CDS encoding LacI family DNA-binding transcriptional regulator, whose product MVTLKEIAKRTGVAESTISRILNRDPTLSISDEKRRRVVETAEALQYVMRRSRSSRKEDASIALRRPGDLRSVMIVHFLSSASELSQPFYVGLRQGIEARAEAYGMATTRLFAGEFDPAMLTRGRNVGIISVGDLPDGHLEAIRALGVATVLAHPQERPVDVDVAYVDLWSASTRLCEWLLTRGVRQPALVGVQGPQSRRLAAFRSVMSEAGLFDPDYVTYARDSSDDGQDQIRTLFSRLADTGKPLPDAVVIYADRTAVEVYRGLEKAKLSIPRDVQVVAFNDSSIAHMLAPELSTLRLEAGVIGETAVDLLMERHGGRKAAKHVQILPTIIERGSTRKP is encoded by the coding sequence ATGGTAACGCTGAAGGAGATCGCCAAGCGGACCGGGGTCGCGGAATCAACCATCTCGCGCATTCTCAACCGCGATCCGACCCTTTCGATCTCCGATGAGAAGCGTCGCCGCGTGGTCGAGACGGCCGAAGCGCTGCAATATGTGATGCGACGGTCGCGAAGCAGCCGCAAGGAGGATGCGTCGATCGCGCTGCGCCGACCCGGCGACCTCCGATCGGTGATGATCGTGCACTTTCTTTCCAGTGCTTCCGAACTCTCCCAGCCCTTCTATGTCGGCCTGCGCCAGGGCATCGAAGCGCGCGCGGAAGCCTATGGAATGGCGACGACAAGGCTCTTTGCCGGCGAATTCGATCCGGCGATGCTTACCCGTGGGCGCAATGTCGGCATCATCTCCGTCGGCGATCTTCCCGACGGCCACCTGGAGGCGATCCGCGCGCTCGGCGTTGCGACCGTGCTTGCCCATCCGCAGGAAAGGCCCGTCGATGTCGACGTCGCCTATGTCGACCTTTGGAGCGCATCCACCCGGCTTTGCGAATGGCTCTTGACGCGCGGCGTCAGGCAACCGGCCCTTGTCGGCGTCCAGGGCCCGCAGTCGCGGCGGCTGGCGGCGTTCCGTTCGGTGATGTCGGAGGCCGGCCTGTTCGACCCGGACTATGTCACCTATGCAAGAGACTCTTCGGACGACGGGCAAGACCAGATACGTACCTTGTTTTCGCGGCTTGCGGATACCGGCAAGCCACTGCCCGACGCCGTGGTGATCTATGCGGACCGCACCGCGGTCGAGGTCTATCGCGGACTTGAAAAGGCGAAACTGTCGATCCCCCGGGATGTCCAGGTCGTCGCATTCAACGACAGTTCGATTGCCCACATGCTCGCGCCCGAGCTATCCACCCTGCGTCTGGAGGCCGGCGTCATCGGAGAGACCGCGGTCGACCTGCTGATGGAAAGGCATGGCGGCCGCAAAGCCGCGAAACATGTGCAGATTCTGCCCACCATCATCGAGCGCGGCAGCACACGCAAACCATGA
- a CDS encoding SIMPL domain-containing protein — MANLPVRIAAAGLVLALPFAGGAALAQSPENPATISISAEGDATLVPDMATVSLSVISQADDTSTAMADNASAMQKVIAALKEDGIAERDIQTANFSVSPRYEQVKASDGSTQSEIVGYEVRNGLNVRVRDLAKLGAVLDRAVALGVNSGGGIALSNSDPSAAEDEARREAVARALAKAETLAEAAGVSLGNVLSISEQSSMPQPMMFARSDMMMAKAEGAPPIAAGENTYTITVNMTLAIE, encoded by the coding sequence ATGGCCAATCTTCCGGTTCGCATCGCAGCCGCCGGGCTTGTTCTCGCGCTTCCGTTCGCAGGCGGCGCTGCGCTTGCCCAATCCCCGGAAAATCCGGCGACGATCTCGATCTCGGCCGAGGGCGACGCGACGCTGGTGCCGGATATGGCGACTGTCTCGCTTTCCGTCATCAGCCAGGCGGACGACACGTCAACCGCCATGGCCGACAATGCGAGCGCCATGCAGAAGGTGATCGCAGCCCTGAAGGAGGACGGTATCGCGGAAAGGGATATCCAGACCGCAAACTTCTCCGTCAGCCCGCGCTACGAGCAGGTCAAGGCCTCCGACGGCTCGACGCAAAGCGAGATCGTCGGCTACGAGGTGCGCAACGGGCTGAACGTGAGGGTGCGCGACCTTGCAAAACTCGGGGCGGTGCTCGATCGCGCGGTCGCTCTCGGCGTCAATTCGGGCGGCGGAATCGCCCTTTCCAACAGCGATCCGTCCGCGGCCGAGGACGAGGCGCGGCGCGAGGCCGTCGCCAGGGCGCTCGCCAAGGCGGAGACGCTTGCCGAGGCCGCCGGCGTCTCGCTCGGCAATGTGCTGTCGATTTCGGAGCAAAGCTCCATGCCGCAGCCGATGATGTTCGCCCGGTCCGATATGATGATGGCGAAGGCCGAAGGCGCGCCGCCGATCGCCGCCGGCGAGAACACCTACACGATCACCGTCAACATGACGCTGGCGATCGAGTAG